From the genome of Pseudomonas sp. FP453:
CGACGCTGTGCAGGTAATTAACCTACTTGCCAAAATAAAACCAATTAGGTTAGTTTCGAACATGGAGAAATGGACGCCTCACTGCAAGCTGAATACCGTCAAGGCTTTGGTTGAAACTGGGAAGGTTCGCACGACTCACTCTGCACGTCTCGGCGCCGAGGAGCTCAACCTTGACCTTGCCGGGATGTTGGCCGTGATACTGGCCCTCGAGCCCATGGATTTTTACAAGAGCATGACTACTTATGCCGACCACACGATATGGCAAGACGTGTACCGGCCACGCACGAAGGCAGGGACGGTCTACCTGAAACTCACGGTTATCGAAGACGTACTGATCGTGTCCTTCAAGGAGCTATGAATATGAAATGCCCTGTTTGTGGTGCGGCGGGCTTGGTCCACGACACCCGCGACGTACCCTATTCGTACAAAGGCGAAACGACGGTGATTGAGAATGTCATGGGTGAGT
Proteins encoded in this window:
- a CDS encoding type II toxin-antitoxin system MqsR family toxin, which translates into the protein MEKWTPHCKLNTVKALVETGKVRTTHSARLGAEELNLDLAGMLAVILALEPMDFYKSMTTYADHTIWQDVYRPRTKAGTVYLKLTVIEDVLIVSFKEL